One part of the Mariniblastus fucicola genome encodes these proteins:
- a CDS encoding SDR family oxidoreductase, whose protein sequence is MKRLVIGCGFLGLPLAKFWQSSGDSVHVTTRSEQRAADFFAAGLLPLVLDTTKPTTVQQLESMEFDTVVSAVGMDRSQYKSVHDVYVGGMQNVLNHLNENTGQLVYVSSTGVYGDFDGAWVDESSPTDPQRDGGKACLAAEELLKASRFADRTTILRMAGLYGNERIPTKSAVASKQWSKLSATGFLNLIHVDDAVQAICVVSDRRNFAETYLVADSNPTLRREYYQYLADQFELGPIPWSDARPDPNSRGSSSKRISNRKLLEQTGLVLKHPDFRSGLAGT, encoded by the coding sequence GTGAAAAGACTCGTAATTGGCTGCGGATTTCTTGGTTTACCACTGGCAAAATTTTGGCAATCCAGCGGCGACAGCGTGCATGTGACGACGCGCAGTGAGCAACGAGCCGCCGATTTTTTTGCCGCAGGACTACTGCCTTTAGTATTGGACACTACCAAACCGACGACGGTTCAGCAGCTTGAATCGATGGAGTTCGACACGGTCGTGTCTGCCGTCGGCATGGACCGCAGCCAATACAAAAGCGTCCATGATGTATACGTCGGCGGGATGCAAAACGTTCTGAATCATCTGAACGAAAACACGGGACAGCTAGTTTACGTGAGCTCGACCGGCGTTTACGGCGATTTCGATGGAGCGTGGGTCGACGAGTCTTCTCCGACCGACCCGCAGCGTGATGGCGGCAAGGCCTGCCTGGCTGCCGAAGAGCTTTTGAAGGCAAGTCGCTTTGCTGACCGGACCACGATTTTGCGAATGGCGGGTCTGTATGGAAACGAACGGATTCCGACGAAGTCCGCGGTTGCATCGAAACAGTGGAGCAAACTTTCAGCCACCGGATTTCTGAACTTGATCCACGTAGACGATGCGGTGCAAGCGATTTGCGTCGTTTCGGACCGACGGAATTTCGCGGAAACCTATTTGGTCGCTGACTCGAATCCGACGTTGCGCAGGGAGTACTATCAGTATCTTGCCGACCAGTTCGAGCTTGGCCCAATTCCATGGAGCGACGCTCGGCCGGACCCGAACTCCCGCGGCTCAAGCAGCAAGCGAATCAGCAACCGGAAACTGCTGGAGCAAACGGGTCTGGTTTTGAAGCATCCAGATTTCCGCAGCGGCCTGGCCGGAACCTGA
- a CDS encoding calmodulin-binding protein, with protein MFRRICIAAVCAVALTLVATETSQAQEKGYGASWGVRQSSQNLSRFYHYPYVTYPHNYWGNEYFRSSDNMYHRYPAEMRIPVYNKQWHNYYPSPRRYHWGHHFITDVF; from the coding sequence ATGTTTCGTCGAATTTGCATTGCTGCCGTCTGCGCCGTCGCGCTGACATTGGTCGCCACCGAGACCAGCCAGGCACAGGAAAAAGGTTATGGAGCCAGTTGGGGTGTCCGTCAATCTTCTCAAAACCTGAGCCGATTTTACCATTACCCCTACGTCACATATCCCCACAACTACTGGGGCAACGAGTACTTCCGTAGCTCGGACAACATGTACCATCGCTATCCTGCAGAAATGCGGATCCCGGTTTACAACAAGCAGTGGCACAACTATTACCCGTCGCCACGTCGCTATCATTGGGGTCACCACTTCATCACGGACGTCTTCTAG
- a CDS encoding DUF58 domain-containing protein, giving the protein MKHYLERLSVSVLQSANHDFCPNLNRYVYWLKQPFGWCIVAILFSLLVGLSVGPQGYVLASVFLALLVLGTAWPWLSMKGIHCSLALPSGAMKENEPGQFVLGVRNNWPIPVFGVTVEGDFLQGFDPDDDPIAFSLKRIPAFSKTEFPVAITPRRRGVLPAGEVRICNGFPFGLAAVSKPVAEIATTLVWPECETLQGSPPADGSLFNIAGALADRAGNDGESIGIRCYREGDRLRNIHWAQTSRSQKLMVRERQTPSSAISTVLLDLCPDHHSGRGVDSSFEWSIRIAASICFQLHRTNASFRVVCLGLPRNVPHTKGNARGIEPVMRFLASLPTLKMQRESSDLIPKNRPNPSLSNQTFFVCTSDSPVMNSAGARIEQIVIELNGFADSHSELRNGKENRPEKHRHGGFLVTAPRLAASQLEVAWRRSFGHAAG; this is encoded by the coding sequence ATGAAGCATTATCTCGAACGTCTTTCGGTATCCGTTTTACAATCGGCGAACCATGATTTTTGCCCGAACCTGAACCGATACGTCTACTGGCTAAAGCAGCCGTTTGGCTGGTGCATCGTGGCGATTTTATTCTCACTGCTGGTCGGATTGAGCGTCGGACCGCAAGGATACGTGTTGGCGTCTGTCTTCCTGGCGTTGCTGGTTCTTGGAACAGCTTGGCCGTGGCTATCGATGAAAGGCATTCATTGCAGCCTCGCTTTGCCGTCTGGCGCGATGAAAGAAAACGAACCTGGGCAATTCGTTCTTGGCGTTCGCAACAACTGGCCGATCCCTGTTTTCGGCGTCACCGTTGAAGGCGATTTCCTTCAAGGATTCGATCCGGACGACGACCCGATCGCTTTTTCACTAAAACGAATTCCCGCGTTCTCCAAAACCGAGTTCCCCGTCGCAATCACTCCGCGACGAAGAGGCGTGTTGCCGGCTGGCGAAGTGCGAATCTGCAATGGGTTTCCGTTTGGTCTGGCCGCAGTCTCAAAACCCGTAGCCGAAATTGCGACAACTCTGGTTTGGCCAGAATGCGAGACGCTTCAAGGAAGTCCGCCAGCCGATGGCAGCCTGTTTAATATCGCTGGAGCCCTTGCTGACCGGGCGGGAAATGATGGCGAATCGATCGGCATTCGGTGCTATCGCGAAGGCGACCGACTAAGAAACATTCACTGGGCTCAAACCAGTCGATCGCAAAAACTGATGGTTCGCGAGCGTCAAACGCCGTCTTCTGCCATCTCAACAGTATTGCTGGACTTGTGTCCGGATCACCATTCAGGACGCGGTGTCGACAGTAGTTTCGAATGGTCCATTCGAATCGCGGCAAGTATTTGCTTCCAACTCCATCGCACCAATGCTTCATTTCGAGTCGTGTGCCTTGGCCTGCCGAGGAATGTGCCACACACGAAAGGAAATGCACGCGGCATCGAGCCTGTGATGAGATTCCTTGCGAGCCTGCCGACGCTGAAAATGCAGCGGGAGTCATCGGATTTGATTCCGAAGAACCGCCCCAATCCGTCACTTTCAAACCAGACGTTTTTCGTTTGCACGAGTGATTCTCCTGTGATGAATTCGGCGGGAGCCAGGATCGAACAAATCGTAATCGAGCTAAACGGTTTTGCGGATAGTCATTCAGAACTCAGGAACGGGAAAGAGAACCGTCCGGAAAAGCATCGCCACGGCGGCTTTCTCGTGACCGCGCCGAGATTGGCAGCAAGTCAGCTCGAAGTTGCCTGGCGAAGGAGTTTCGGTCATGCGGCTGGATAG
- a CDS encoding DUF1559 domain-containing protein: protein MSRTDQRQTGFTLVELLVVIAIIGILIGMLLPAVQSVRAAARRTVCANNLRQISLSVLNYESAHGYFPENQIGPGEANGAGGFETGYYSWLVPILPHIEQNNLHDLFDLRVNNGDGDGYKVSDTHINANAVSTLVPTFLCPSDEPNTENEVILGSANPAPGNYAANAGWPSYSSGFSGERATPGRYNGVISLRHPSSPVSWHGNSRIGFAHVSDGSSNTALVSERLIQSGNSATAINNGDERLRSLHIVERVESQPEIVDQMASSHAHVFESAHIGRSWSSGSPLTAPTYMHVQTPNSTIGHYNTSMEQGDFVVTPSSQHTNGINLGMTDGSIHFVSDSISPEVWWAIGGRNDGRAETLSN from the coding sequence ATGTCACGAACCGACCAACGCCAAACCGGATTTACGCTTGTTGAACTTCTGGTCGTAATTGCGATTATCGGAATCCTGATCGGCATGCTGCTTCCCGCAGTTCAGTCCGTGCGGGCGGCTGCAAGACGGACGGTCTGCGCGAACAATTTGCGACAGATCTCTCTGTCCGTGTTGAACTATGAGTCCGCACATGGCTACTTCCCCGAGAATCAAATTGGGCCTGGCGAAGCCAATGGTGCCGGGGGATTCGAGACCGGTTACTACAGCTGGCTCGTTCCGATTTTGCCGCACATTGAACAGAACAATCTTCACGACCTTTTCGACCTCCGCGTAAACAATGGCGACGGTGACGGTTACAAGGTCAGCGACACGCATATCAACGCAAACGCAGTCTCCACGTTGGTGCCGACGTTTCTTTGTCCTTCCGACGAACCCAACACGGAGAACGAGGTCATCCTGGGCAGTGCCAATCCAGCACCGGGCAACTATGCTGCCAACGCAGGATGGCCATCCTATTCAAGCGGCTTCTCTGGCGAGCGAGCAACTCCCGGACGTTACAACGGAGTCATCTCGCTTCGTCACCCATCGAGTCCAGTTTCATGGCACGGCAATTCCCGTATCGGTTTCGCCCACGTCAGCGATGGTTCTTCGAACACGGCACTGGTTTCCGAGCGTCTGATTCAATCCGGAAATAGCGCGACTGCGATTAACAATGGCGATGAACGACTTCGTTCACTGCACATCGTCGAACGCGTTGAATCACAGCCAGAGATCGTCGACCAAATGGCCAGCTCGCATGCTCACGTTTTCGAATCGGCTCATATCGGACGCTCGTGGTCCAGCGGGTCGCCGCTGACGGCACCGACTTACATGCACGTGCAAACTCCGAATTCGACGATCGGTCACTACAACACAAGCATGGAGCAAGGTGACTTTGTTGTCACACCGAGCAGCCAGCACACCAACGGAATCAACCTTGGCATGACCGACGGTTCCATCCATTTCGTTTCTGACTCGATCTCACCGGAGGTCTGGTGGGCGATTGGTGGACGGAACGACGGTCGCGCCGAAACACTTTCAAACTAA
- a CDS encoding PEP-CTERM sorting domain-containing protein gives MKFRFLSLIAAAVPCLLATNAFAQHAGDVEVGYDSLATPSSLIVEVIESTSEGIALFEADFEELDPFNAGDFSADEPGFNTNPGEGLLVNTGDQIWLNVLDASVESSFGVGYVNYFNPTTNMLENSGRMSVLGNSTSVGDLFLNGGSIESGSTRQFIDAGDADQEIHDHVVFDLLDDASAPIGAYGLLMELESDFDADGTAELVSDKFWLVFNYGMDEGDFDDRALASFGLSSVPEPGSLAFLMLGAAAIGLKRRRNAAC, from the coding sequence ATGAAGTTTCGTTTCCTTTCCCTGATCGCAGCTGCCGTACCGTGCTTGCTTGCGACCAACGCATTTGCCCAGCACGCAGGCGATGTCGAGGTGGGCTATGACAGCCTTGCCACACCAAGCTCGCTGATTGTCGAAGTCATCGAATCGACTTCAGAAGGGATTGCACTTTTCGAAGCGGATTTTGAAGAGCTGGATCCATTCAACGCAGGTGACTTCAGCGCCGATGAGCCTGGCTTTAACACCAATCCTGGCGAAGGATTGTTGGTCAACACCGGAGACCAAATCTGGCTGAACGTTCTGGATGCGTCTGTCGAGTCTTCATTTGGCGTTGGCTACGTCAACTACTTCAACCCAACCACGAACATGCTGGAAAACTCTGGCCGAATGTCGGTGCTGGGCAACAGCACATCTGTCGGAGACCTTTTCCTTAACGGCGGCTCGATTGAATCAGGAAGCACACGCCAGTTTATCGACGCAGGGGACGCTGACCAGGAAATCCATGATCACGTTGTCTTTGACTTGCTGGATGACGCTTCGGCACCTATTGGCGCGTACGGTCTGCTGATGGAACTGGAAAGTGATTTTGATGCCGACGGAACCGCAGAACTGGTTTCAGACAAATTTTGGCTGGTCTTCAATTACGGCATGGATGAAGGCGATTTTGACGATCGAGCTCTGGCAAGCTTTGGACTGTCTTCAGTTCCTGAGCCCGGCTCGCTTGCGTTCTTGATGCTTGGTGCCGCCGCGATTGGATTGAAGCGTCGCAGAAACGCGGCTTGCTAA